GTAGGATAATTGCAACAACAAGACCAGATACAGTAGTAATAAGGGCCACTTTAATACCACCTGCTACCAAAGTAGGAGAGATATCCCCAGCGACCTCAATCGCATCAAATGCTGCAATCATACCAATAACGGTTCCCATGAAACCAAGCATCGGTGCAAGAGCGATAAAAAGAGCGATCCATGAAAGACCTTTTTCTAGAAGACCAGTTTGAACTCCACCGTAAGAAACAACAGATTTCTCAACAACATCAAGACCTTCGTCATAACGATCAAGACCTTGGTAGAAAATTGAAGCAACAGGACCTTTAGTGTCGCGACAAACGTTTTTAGCTTCTTCAACACCACCGTTAGCCATAGCTTCTTCTACTTTATTAAGAAGTTTTTTAGTGTTTGTTGTTGCAAGATTTAAATAAAGGATACGCTCGATAGCAAGAGCAAGACCTAAGATAAGACAGATCAATACTGTCGACATAAATCCGGCACCTCCTTCAATAAATTTTTGCTTCAATTGGCTGTGTAGAGACATGTTTGCTTCCACTTCTTTGGCTGCTTCTTCCATATTGTCAACACTGTTGTCTGTAGCATTATCAACAGACGTACTCGTTTCTTGAGCCACCTCTGTCTGAGATGCTCCATTTTCGTCTTGAGATACAGCAACATTAGCTGCTCCAAAACTAAGCATTGCGAAAACTGCGAATAATGCAAATAGCTTTTTCATAACTGGTTTTGAATTTTAATTAACAATTTCTGTATTATTTTCTTTTTTGAACGCTATAAATGTTCAATGATATTTCTTTTCTGAAAACTTCATTCCCTAACTATTAGATAGTAAATAATGTCTCCAAGACAATGAACGGCTTAAAACTGCTCATTTTTCAGGGACGCAAATTACAAAAAAAATATGAAAGTCAAACTTTTCAAATGCATATTTCACCTCTCATGTTCTGATCAAGATGCATTTTTATTTCTTTTACTTCAAGGTCTTGCCCTAGCAAAAACATAAGCTTAGTAACTGCTGCTTCAATTGTGATATCATGTCCGCTTACAACTCCAGCTTTTCTT
The Prolixibacteraceae bacterium DNA segment above includes these coding regions:
- a CDS encoding MotA/TolQ/ExbB proton channel family protein, with translation MKKLFALFAVFAMLSFGAANVAVSQDENGASQTEVAQETSTSVDNATDNSVDNMEEAAKEVEANMSLHSQLKQKFIEGGAGFMSTVLICLILGLALAIERILYLNLATTNTKKLLNKVEEAMANGGVEEAKNVCRDTKGPVASIFYQGLDRYDEGLDVVEKSVVSYGGVQTGLLEKGLSWIALFIALAPMLGFMGTVIGMIAAFDAIEVAGDISPTLVAGGIKVALITTVSGLVVAIILQILYNYCVAKIDSLVNDMEDASISFMDILVKYNLKK